The following is a genomic window from Collimonas fungivorans Ter331.
GGCGCCGGCGACCAGCGTGTCGTTGATATGCTGTTCATGACTGTCGCCGGAATCCAGCACGGCGGCGATGCCGCCCTGGGCCCAGTTGCTGGCGCCGTCGAGCAGCGCGCGTTTGGAGATGACGGCAACCTTGTTGTTTTCGGCAAGATGCAGTGCGACCGACAGGCCGGCCAGGCCGCTGCCGATAATGGCGACATCGAATTTCATGATGGATGCTTGGTTATTGTTTTAATCCGGATCGCCCCAGGGTCTGGGGCGATGTCTCTACTACCCTCTGCTACCGTGCTGCCGTGCCGCCAATTATTCCACGATTACCGGTTTGACTTTGGCCGCCGCCTGTTTGGCCCGGATGCGCGCGGTCTCGACATCGTCAGCCGTGGCCAGCGCCACGCCCATGCGCCGGCGCGCAAAGGATTCCGGTTTGCCGAACAGGCGGATATCCACGCCCTGTACCCGCAGCGCGTCGGCCACGCCTTCAAACGCGATGCCCTTGGCGTCATGCTGGCCATAGATGACAGCCGAAGCCGCCGGGCTGCGCAAAGCGACGTTGACCGGCAGGCCGAGGATAGCCTTGGCGTGCAACTCGAATTCGCTTTGCTGCTGGCTGGCCATGGTCACCATGCCGGTGTCGTGCGGGCGCGGGCTCACTTCGGAGAACCAGACCATTTCGTTCTTGACGAACAGCTCGACCCCGAACAGGCCGAGGCCGCCCAGGTTGTCGGTGACTTTCTTGGCGATATCGCGCGCCCTGAGCAGCGCTTCCGGATGCATCGGATGCGGTTGCCAGGATTCGACGTAATCGCCTTGTACCTGGATGTGGCCGATCGGCTCGCAGAAATGGGTGGCGATGCTGCCGTCCTGCTGCAGCGCGCGCACCGTCAGCAGCGTGATTTCATAATCGAAATCGATGAAGCCTTCGACGATGACGCGGCCCGAATCGACCCGGCCGCCGGCGGCGGCATAGGCCCAGGCCGCTTCGATTTCATCGGCACCGTCGATCTTCGACTGGCCCTTGCCGGAAGACGACATGACCGGCTTGATCACGCACGGAAAGCCGATTGCCGAGCAGGCGGCTTTCAGTTCGTCCAGGTTATTGGCAAAGCGGTAGGGCGAAGTCGCCAGCGCCAGCGTTTCGCCGGCCAGGCGCCGTATGCCTTCGCGGTTCATGGTCAGCCAGGCGGCGCG
Proteins encoded in this region:
- the purT gene encoding formate-dependent phosphoribosylglycinamide formyltransferase: MKTPTTLGTPLSPSATKVMLLGSGELGKEVIISLQRLGVEVIAVDRYPNAPGHQVAHRSHVINMADGAALEALIALEQPDLVVPEIEAIATETLVALEAAGKVTVIPTARAAWLTMNREGIRRLAGETLALATSPYRFANNLDELKAACSAIGFPCVIKPVMSSSGKGQSKIDGADEIEAAWAYAAAGGRVDSGRVIVEGFIDFDYEITLLTVRALQQDGSIATHFCEPIGHIQVQGDYVESWQPHPMHPEALLRARDIAKKVTDNLGGLGLFGVELFVKNEMVWFSEVSPRPHDTGMVTMASQQQSEFELHAKAILGLPVNVALRSPAASAVIYGQHDAKGIAFEGVADALRVQGVDIRLFGKPESFARRRMGVALATADDVETARIRAKQAAAKVKPVIVE